From the genome of Psychrilyobacter atlanticus DSM 19335, one region includes:
- a CDS encoding M3 family oligoendopeptidase, with protein MNNWNLDKLYPSFDSKEFNEDLIRLDENIAELNSYKDRLDDKVETVEGYIKTLAKSATLYRTLGAFSSLTKSTNTSDSNAIKYINLLSNKYSETTEIETRAKKWIANLDIDEMLNKSDFLKEHEFYLRQIKENNRYILDEKTEFLLSKLGQTGATAWSNLHGALTSTLDVEINLGGEDKIITLSEVRNLAQDKDANIRKIAFEAELKAYKKIEKSIASSLNSIKGEVNTINDLRGYEMPISKTLTDSRMTKETLDALLDAIKEYLPYFRKYLKRKGEILGYENGLPFYGLFAPIGSADKTFTIEEAQDYVLKNFGSFSPKLRGVAERAFNENWVDYTPKKGKVGGAFCANIPPIKQSRILHNFTGTFSGVLTLAHELGHAYHGDCIFGQSILNTSYTMPVAETASIMCETIVMKNALLDADNEEKIFLLESSLQDVTQVTVDILSRYIFEETVFNERKDNILSSDQLKEIMLDAQKKSYGDGLDEDTLHPYMWVNKGHYYRPGLSFYNFPYAFGALFGRGLYSQYLKDREAFLPKYDNLLKLTGQKNVEDVAKLADIDVTDIAFWRSSLEQVKEDIELFLELTENYKK; from the coding sequence ATGAATAATTGGAATTTAGATAAACTCTATCCGTCATTTGACTCAAAGGAGTTTAACGAGGATTTAATCAGATTAGATGAAAATATAGCGGAGTTAAACAGTTATAAAGACAGATTGGATGACAAGGTGGAAACTGTAGAAGGGTATATAAAAACACTGGCAAAATCAGCAACTCTATACAGAACTTTAGGAGCGTTTTCATCGTTGACAAAATCTACAAATACGTCTGATTCAAATGCAATAAAATATATAAATTTATTATCAAATAAATATTCAGAGACAACAGAGATAGAGACTAGAGCCAAAAAATGGATAGCAAATTTAGATATCGATGAGATGCTAAATAAAAGTGATTTTTTAAAGGAACATGAATTTTATTTGAGACAAATAAAGGAAAATAATAGGTATATCTTAGATGAAAAAACAGAATTTCTACTTTCTAAATTGGGACAGACAGGGGCAACAGCTTGGAGTAACCTCCATGGAGCTCTGACTTCTACACTGGATGTAGAAATAAACTTAGGTGGAGAGGATAAAATAATAACTTTATCAGAAGTAAGAAACTTAGCTCAAGATAAGGATGCAAATATCAGAAAAATAGCTTTTGAAGCAGAATTAAAAGCTTATAAAAAAATAGAAAAATCAATAGCCTCTTCTCTTAATTCTATAAAGGGAGAAGTTAATACTATAAACGATCTCAGAGGTTATGAGATGCCTATCTCTAAGACACTGACAGATTCTAGAATGACAAAGGAAACATTGGATGCATTATTAGATGCAATCAAAGAATATCTGCCATATTTTAGAAAATATCTAAAGAGAAAAGGTGAGATATTAGGGTATGAAAATGGGTTACCTTTTTATGGATTGTTTGCTCCAATTGGAAGTGCAGATAAAACATTTACCATTGAGGAAGCACAGGATTATGTATTAAAAAACTTTGGATCGTTTTCTCCTAAGTTGAGAGGAGTAGCAGAGAGAGCATTCAACGAGAACTGGGTTGATTATACTCCTAAAAAAGGAAAGGTCGGAGGAGCATTTTGTGCCAATATACCGCCGATTAAACAAAGTAGAATTTTACATAATTTTACAGGAACTTTCTCTGGAGTACTTACACTAGCCCATGAATTAGGACATGCATATCACGGTGACTGTATATTCGGTCAAAGCATCTTAAATACAAGCTATACAATGCCAGTAGCAGAGACAGCATCTATTATGTGTGAAACTATAGTCATGAAAAATGCGTTGTTAGACGCAGACAATGAGGAAAAAATCTTCCTTTTAGAGAGCTCATTACAGGATGTAACTCAGGTAACGGTAGATATATTGAGTAGATATATCTTTGAAGAAACAGTATTCAATGAAAGAAAGGATAATATCTTAAGTTCAGATCAATTAAAAGAGATCATGTTAGATGCCCAAAAGAAATCTTATGGAGACGGATTAGATGAAGATACTCTACATCCATATATGTGGGTAAATAAAGGCCATTACTACAGACCTGGGTTGAGTTTTTATAACTTCCCTTATGCATTTGGTGCTTTATTTGGAAGAGGGTTATACTCGCAGTATTTAAAAGATAGAGAAGCTTTTTTACCAAAATATGATAATCTACTTAAATTAACGGGGCAGAAAAATGTGGAAGATGTAGCTAAATTAGCTGATATAGATGTGACAGATATTGCTTTTTGGAGAAGTTCATTGGAGCAGGTAAAAGAGGACATAGAGCTATTTTTAGAACTGACAGAGAATTATAAAAAATAA
- a CDS encoding aminopeptidase, which yields MFYKKENGWKDIEESAKKNVMDFSEGYKEFLDTAKTEREVITYSQKMAEANGFVDAESMETLKAGDKVFYNNRGKNLILAVIGKEDILKGANFVVSHVDSPRLDLKQNPLYEDGDFALLQTHYYGGIKKYQWASRALSLHGVVALKSGKLINIVIGEDPTDPVFVIPDLLPHLDRHVQRDRKASEVLKGEEMNILVGSIPTTMKDGEMKEHFKYTILKKLNDDYGIVEEDFISAELQLVPAEKARDIGLDRGIVGAYGHDDRICGYTSMISMFDLKETPRRTSICYLADKEEVGSMGSTGLQSRYLDYFMGDIIYKIVGDKFNDQILRKVLWNSHALSSDVNAGLNPLFKSVHDEQNASKLGYGIVLTKYTGSGGKGGSSDADAEFVAELRSIFDDANIKWQTGMLGKVDEGGGGTVAMFLAHYGIRTIDAGAALLSMHSPMELASKYDVYEIYRAYKVFYNF from the coding sequence ATGTTTTACAAAAAAGAAAATGGATGGAAAGATATTGAAGAATCTGCTAAAAAAAATGTAATGGATTTTTCAGAAGGATACAAAGAATTTTTAGATACAGCTAAAACAGAGAGAGAAGTAATTACTTATTCTCAAAAGATGGCTGAGGCTAATGGTTTCGTAGATGCAGAATCTATGGAAACTTTAAAAGCCGGGGACAAGGTTTTCTATAACAATAGAGGGAAAAACCTTATCTTAGCAGTTATTGGAAAGGAAGATATTTTAAAGGGAGCTAACTTTGTAGTATCTCATGTAGATTCTCCTAGATTAGACTTAAAGCAAAATCCATTATATGAAGATGGTGATTTTGCACTTTTACAAACTCATTACTATGGTGGAATAAAGAAATATCAATGGGCATCTAGAGCGTTATCTCTACACGGTGTAGTAGCTTTAAAAAGTGGTAAATTAATAAATATAGTTATTGGTGAAGATCCTACAGATCCTGTATTTGTAATTCCTGATCTATTACCTCATTTAGATAGACATGTACAAAGAGATAGAAAAGCTAGTGAAGTATTAAAAGGTGAAGAGATGAACATCTTAGTAGGGTCTATTCCTACAACTATGAAAGATGGAGAGATGAAAGAACACTTTAAATACACTATCTTAAAGAAATTAAACGATGATTATGGAATAGTGGAAGAGGATTTTATCTCAGCTGAATTACAATTAGTTCCAGCAGAAAAAGCAAGAGATATCGGTCTTGACAGAGGTATTGTAGGAGCATATGGTCACGACGATAGAATCTGTGGATATACTTCTATGATATCTATGTTTGACCTAAAGGAAACTCCTAGAAGAACTTCTATCTGTTATTTAGCAGATAAAGAAGAAGTCGGATCTATGGGATCTACAGGATTACAATCTAGATATTTAGATTATTTTATGGGTGACATCATCTATAAAATCGTAGGAGATAAATTTAACGATCAGATCTTAAGAAAAGTATTATGGAACTCACATGCACTATCATCTGACGTAAATGCTGGTCTTAATCCATTGTTTAAATCTGTTCATGATGAGCAAAATGCAAGTAAATTAGGATATGGAATAGTTCTTACTAAATATACTGGATCAGGTGGAAAAGGTGGATCATCTGATGCAGATGCAGAATTTGTTGCGGAACTTAGATCTATATTTGATGATGCAAATATCAAATGGCAGACTGGAATGCTTGGAAAGGTAGACGAAGGTGGAGGCGGAACTGTAGCTATGTTCTTAGCTCACTATGGTATTAGAACTATTGATGCAGGAGCTGCATTATTATCGATGCATTCGCCTATGGAATTAGCTTCAAAATATGATGTATATGAAATCTATAGAGCTTATAAGGTATTCTATAACTTCTAA